One genomic segment of Chiloscyllium plagiosum isolate BGI_BamShark_2017 unplaced genomic scaffold, ASM401019v2 scaf_71885, whole genome shotgun sequence includes these proteins:
- the LOC122545113 gene encoding late histone H2A.2.2-like, whose protein sequence is MWAECSIPSESACEFVAMTGRGGKGGGKGRSKAKSRSSRAGLQFPVGRVHRLMRKGNYAERVGAGAPFYLVAVLEYLTAEILELAGNAARDNKKTRIIPRHLSLAVRNDEELKKLLGAVTIAQGGVLPNIQAVLLPKKTAAGGAAKK, encoded by the coding sequence ATGTGGGcggagtgcagcattccctctgaaAGTGCTTGTGAGTTTGTGGCCATGACTGGAAGAGGAGGAAAGGGCGGTGGGAAAGGTCGCTCCAAGGCGAAGTCTCGGTCGTCCCGGGCTGGCCTGCAGTTCCCGGTGGGCCGTGTTCACAGGCTCATGAGAAAGGGTAACTATGCTGAACGCGTGGGTGCCGGAGCGCCGTTCTATCTGGTTGCGGTGCTGGAGTATCTGACGGCTGAAATCCTGGAGCTGGCCGGCAACGCGGCCCGGGACAACAAGAAGACCCGTATCATCCCCAGGCACCTGTCGCTGGCCGTGCGCAACGACGAGGAGCTCAAAAAGCTGCTGGGAGCGGTGACCATCGCTCAGGGCGGGGTGCTGCCTAATATCCAGGCCGTGCTGCTGCCCAAGAAAACCGCCGCTGGGGGCGCCGCTAAAAAGTGA